The following is a genomic window from Planctomycetia bacterium.
GGGCTCAACGCTATTGCCGGTCAGGGGCATTGCTGGGAGCCTCGGCAGCCCTGACCGACGCCAGCGGGACGCGAAGTTCTCTATCCGTCGCGTCCAGCCGGCTCGGCCACTACTGCGTTACGTGGACGAGCGCGCAGGGAGATGCAGCTCCCTCGATTCTGACAACGCACCTGCAGGAATTCGACTTCGACAACTTCACGTTCACGGGGTCCACGCCCTCCGCGGACTACGGCGACTTTTTTCCGTCGGCCGGGGCGTCGGACGCGACAACAAACCGTGCAACGGTATCCTGGTCGAACGCGCACGAAAACGAAGGCCTCCATTATGCAATCGACGGCGCACAGGCTGGGACACTTCGCACGTGTGACACGCTTTGCCCGGCCCGCGCGAATTTTTGGGACCCTTGCGTGTCGACGCGATCGGAGGATGGAATTACCGCGATTGTATTTGCATTTGATGAAATCCCCGTCGACTTGGACTCTCCTTGGAACATCGCGATCATCGTTATAGATCAGAATGGAGCGATTCTCGAACAACTCGTGGCATTCGGAACATAGTGTTTATGATCGAACCCCATGCGGCCAGCTTCCTTTCTTGGCGCGTACAATTGACCGCCCTGTCAAAGAAAGGAGTTCGCAGCAAGAAACATGCAGGCCGACGCGGCCTGAAAGTCACACTGCATCTCCTAACTGCCGACCAGGCACTAGCCGCGCTCTTGGCGATCAAGCCTGAAGACGTCAAGCGGATCGTCGGCAAGCCCAAGGACAAGAAACGAGGCTAACCGACTCCATTTAGAGCGTCCATCGTTGTTATGTTATATGCATAATTCAGCCTAAGGAGTTTGCGGCCCTAGTTGACCGGCGTGCTGGACGCCGGCTGTTTGAATCCCATCGCCTGAATCTTGCGCCCCGTGACGTTGCCCGCCTCGTCGCTGGCCAGCCAGAGGAACGGGAGGGTCCATTGCGCGTCCTCGGCGGCGTCGCCGGTCAGACCGCCGGGGATCTCCACGGAGTTGATCCGCACGCCGGTGCCGCGATGCTCGGCGGCAAGAAGCTGAGTAAGACCCTCAAGGGCCTGAGTGGAGATGATGAATGCGCCGCCCTGCGGTTTGATCTGGCTGCCCCATGCGCTGGTGACGTTGATGATCGACCCGCCGCCCTGGCGCTCCATCCACGGAAGCGCCTCGCGGCAGACGAGATAAGCCCCGGTCAGGTTGGTCGCCAGCACGTTTCGCCACGGATCGACGGGATAATTGACGACGGAAAGCTTGGGGCCGGTGATCGACACGGCGTTGATGACCACATCGATCCGGCCATAGCGATCCACGACGCGGTGAACGGCGCGGACGATTTCTTCCTCCTGTTGCAGGTCGCATCGCACAATAAGCGGCGGGCTCGGGCGATCGAAGAAGCGGCGCTGGAGCGTCTCGACATCGCGGCTGCGGCGGACGGAAAGCGCCGTAAGGGCGCCGGCCTCGACGAACAACTCCGCCAGGCGGATGCCCACCGGACTGCTGGAGCCCGTGATCAGGACGACTTTGCCTTCGACGGACAAATCACTCCTCCGTGCCAAGAGGTGCTGACGCCCGCCAGCGATGACGGTACCTGCATGATATCGGCAGGCGCTATTGAAACCAAGAGATTGTCGCGTTGTATCGCGCGATTGGGCGCGCTATACTGCGAGCCGACGGGGGAAAAGGGCGGAGCAACATGTCCAACGCGCACCTGGCAGAAGCCTCGCTGGCGGTACTTGTCGTCATAGACGTACAGGAAAAGATGCTCTCGGCGATTTCCAGCTCGCCGCCGGCGGAGCTTGTCGCGGCGCAGGCACGGCTCATTGGGGCGGCCCGAATTCTGGAAATCCCGGTCATCTACACCGAGCAATACCCCAAAGGTCTGGGCCCGACCGACGACGGGCTGAAAAAAGTACTGATCGAGTCGACCGGCCCCCTGGTGAAGAGCACCTGCAGTTGCTGGCGGGACGAGGCCTTTCGCAACGCCCTTCAGCGCACCGAGCGGGAACACGTCATCCTCTGCGGTCTGGAGACCCACGTCTGCATTCAGCAAACGGCGATGGACCTGCTTCGGGTGGATTACGACGTCTTCGTGCCGCTTGACGCGGTCGGTTCCCGCCGAAAAAGTGACATGGACGCGGCACTATGCAGAATGCGTCAGGCCGGCGTCGAAGTGACGACGATCGAGTCGATGATCTTCGAACTGGTCGAGCGCTGCGACCATCCGAAGTTCAAGGATATCCTCCCGCTGATCAAGCAGGCCACGGTGTAAGCCCGATCATGCCCGATGCCGCTTACCAAGACGATTCCGATCCTGATCTGCCGCTCGATCAGGACATGGACGACGATTCCGCCGATATGGTCGCGGACATGGCCTGCCCCGAGTGCGGCGCTGCGGTCATCGCGGACACACCGAAGTGCCCGATGTGCGGAGAATGGATCAGGCCGGTTCCGGCGCGACGGGGAAACTGGCGAAAGTGGCTTTTCGTGGCGGCGGTGTTGTTAATGCTGCTGGCGACTTTGCGATTCACGTTCTAGCAAGGCGGCTTCGTAGCGATCCTGGCAATCGAGGCATCGCAAAGCCCGCGGCACGGCCCGGAGCCGGTCGGCGCAGATGGCGAGGCTGCAATCGAGGCAGAATCGCAGATCGACGGGGGCGGATCGAAGGGCGGCGGAAAGCTGCGGCGATTCTCTCATGGCGGACACTCCTTTGTCAGCAGACATGAATCGGGCCCTCCGAAGTATTGAGTGCGAAGCCGACGAAGCGGGAAGAACGGCTCCCGCCGGTGCGACACGGCCCGCATCATACAATTCCTGACGCATCTGCCAAGCGAAAAAGAAAAACGCCCCGTACGAGGCCTGGCCCGGGGCTGTTGGTTCTTTATATCCTGGGTTTCCTGGGCCCGGACGAGCAGATCGGCGAACGCGGCGCAGTCTTGGTCGTGGAGAAAGACCCTCATGCGGCCGTTGCTGCGATCGATGACGCGGGACGGATCGGCGCACCGGCGAGAAGGATGGAGCGTAAGCCTCTCCGATCATGCGCGGCTTGAAGGAGGAGAATTTGAAAGGCCGTTTGTCCTGGAGGTAAATTGGGGACAACCAGGGATCGAGTCAGGGACATCATGGCGGATTAACGACATCCTGAATTATGGTGGTTAGGCCGTTTCAACGGCCTTCCCCGCAGGGCTACTAGGCCAGGGCTTTAGCCCTGGTCAACAAAGGCGACCCTCCATCCCCCTATCTCTCCCCCCATCCCCCGGCCGCTTCGAGGCCGGGGGATGGGGGGAGAGTGCTACGAGCGCGGCACCCTCAGGCCAGCCCTAAAGGACTGGTCTAGTAGCCCTGCGGGAAAGCCCCGTGAACGGGGCTGCAACCCATTCCAAATCACGCGAATCAGTATTTTTCTAGCGCCTCGTCGTCGCGGTCCCGTTCGCAAAGTGTCATGCCCATGACACGGCGATTCAGCACCTGATACACAACGCCCGACTCGGTAATCCGCGGAGACCGGAGCACGGCCCAACCTAACCCAGCCCGTCCGACCGGCCAAATAAATCAACCTGACACCTGACACCTTTGACACCTGACACCTTTTCTTGCACCGCGGCGGAAGTGCTCGACCGCGTTGGGCAGATCTTCCCCTCCAACAGGCCTTGGGAACTGCAATCAAAGATGACTATCAACGCCACAGCTCCAAGCGTTCGCGACACAGGCCCATCACTCGAAACACGCCCTATCCACTTGCCCTCAAGCCGCCACGGCTTCGCGCCGCAACGAGCCAGGAACGAAAGCTCGCGCAGAAGTACCGACAAACCATCGCTGCTTAGTTCACGGCGTTGCCCGAAGGGGCGAAACACCCGCGCCGAACCCGGCGGCCGACAGGTGCATCTCAGATAGCGGAGGATTCCATTTCAGAGTGAACCAGGACAGGAGAACCCGGAGGGACATGAGTAATCTGGATGGAGTATTTCAAAATCTTTGAGATTCAAAGAACTTGTCAGGGTAGGAACAGTTTAACTGCCAGCA
Proteins encoded in this region:
- a CDS encoding SDR family oxidoreductase yields the protein MSVEGKVVLITGSSSPVGIRLAELFVEAGALTALSVRRSRDVETLQRRFFDRPSPPLIVRCDLQQEEEIVRAVHRVVDRYGRIDVVINAVSITGPKLSVVNYPVDPWRNVLATNLTGAYLVCREALPWMERQGGGSIINVTSAWGSQIKPQGGAFIISTQALEGLTQLLAAEHRGTGVRINSVEIPGGLTGDAAEDAQWTLPFLWLASDEAGNVTGRKIQAMGFKQPASSTPVN
- a CDS encoding hydrolase; this encodes MSNAHLAEASLAVLVVIDVQEKMLSAISSSPPAELVAAQARLIGAARILEIPVIYTEQYPKGLGPTDDGLKKVLIESTGPLVKSTCSCWRDEAFRNALQRTEREHVILCGLETHVCIQQTAMDLLRVDYDVFVPLDAVGSRRKSDMDAALCRMRQAGVEVTTIESMIFELVERCDHPKFKDILPLIKQATV